The Streptomyces sp. NBC_00597 DNA segment GTACGGCGCTTCCGTCGGGATCCGCTGCCAGTCGGAGGGCACCAACGTCTCGGGCCCGTACGGCACGACCGATCTCTGGGACTGCATCGGCAACGGCGAGTTCGTGTCCGACGCGTACGTGAACACCGGCAGCGACGGCTACGTCACCTCCCGCTGCGGCTGACACCGCCCGCGGCGGCCGCGCCCCGGCCGCGCGCAGGGCCCCCGTCTGACACGTGAGACGACCCCGGCGCGGCAGGCCCGGCGGGGGATAATCGCCGGTGTGAGCGACGACGACCAGCGAGACCAGACCCCCGCCGAGCCGGCCCAGCCGGCCGCGCGGGTTCCTGCGGCGGCCGCGGGGCCCCAGCCCGAGCCGATCCGGTTCTTCGGCACCACCTGGGTGGACCACGACGGCGGCTACGCCCTGCGCCGCGTCGCCATGGCCGCCGGCTCGCTCATCACCGCGGTGGCCGCGGCCGTACTGCTCCGCCTCTCCTACGAGGGCCTGGAGATCGGCGACGTCGGCCCGTTCCTCAGCATCTCCGTCGTCGTCCTCTTCGCGATCGCCAGTTCCATCGCCTTCGTGAAGACCTGGGACTCCTACAAGCGCCGGCCGGCCCCCTCCTCCGACGAGGCCGCCCTCAAGGGCCTGAAGACGATCGGTTTCATCGGCTCCCTCATCGCGTACTTCCTGCGCTGCTTCGCCGAAGCCCCCGGTGAACGGCTCCGCCGCGCCGAGTACGAGCGCGCCACCGCCGAATTCGCCCGCCGCCGCAGCACCCGTACGGGCAATCCGGCCGCGCGCCGCCCCAAGCGGAAGAAGTAGGCCTCATCCCTCCCGGTGATTGACGCCCCGGCACCGCCAGGAGCATTATTCATCACATGATGAATAATCGAGAGCGGGGAGCCGTCACGGCCCCGGCGGAGGCCACCGCCGCCGCCGTCCACGCCTGCGGCCTCACCGTCCGCCGCGGCACCGGCTGCACCCCCCGCACCGTCATCGACGGCATCGCCTTCGACGTCCCCCGCGGCCGCATCACCGGCCTCCTCGGCCCCTCCGGCTGCGGCAAATCCACCCTCATGCGCGCCGTCGCCGGCACCCAGGCACACGTCACCGGCACCCTCGACGTCCTCGGCCGCCCCGCCGGCCACCCCGAGCTCCGCTCCCGCATCGGCTACGTCACCCAGGCCCCCTCCGTCTACGACGACCTCACCGTCCGGCAGAACCTCGACTACTTCGCCGCCGTCCTCGACCCTGGCCGCGCCGCCGCCGACCGCCGCCGCGACACCGTCACCCGCGCCATCGCCGACGTCGACCTCACCACCCACGCCACCGCACTCGCCGGGAACCTCTCCGGCGGCCAGCGCAGCCGCGTCTCCCTCGCCGTCGCACTCCTCGGCGCCCCCGAACTCCTCGTCCTCGACGAACCCACCGTCGGCCTCGACCCCGTCCTGCGCCGCGACCTGTGGAACCTCTTCCACGACATCGCCACCACCCGCGGCGCCACGATCCTCGTCTCCTCCCACGTCATGGACGAGGCCGAGCGCTGCCACGACCTGCTCCTCATGCGCGAGGGCCGCATCCTCGCCCAGGACACCCCCGACGCACTGCGCACCCGTACGCACTCCGCCACCGTCGAAGAGGGCTTCCTCCGCCTCGTCGACGAGGCCAACGCCACCGCCGCACCCGCCGCGGCACCCGCCGCCGCAGTCCAGGAGCAGAGCCGATGACCGCCACCTCCGCCATCAGCGGCGCCCGCACCGCCGCCACCGCGGCCCGCGTCCTGCGCCAGCTGCGCCACGACCCGCGCTCCATCGCGCTGATGCTGCTGGTCCCCGTACTGATGCTGACGCTGCTGCGCTTCGTCTTCGACGGGAGCCCGCGCACCTTCGACAGCATCGGCGCGTCCCTCCTCGGGATCTTCCCCCTCATCACCATGTTCCTGGTGACCTCGATCGCCACCCTGCGCGAACGCACCTCCGGCACCCTCGAACGCCTCCTCGCCATGCCGCTCGGCAAGGGCGACCTCATCGGCGGCTACGCCCTCGCCTTCGGAGCCGTCGCCGTCGTCCAGTCCCTCCTCGCCACCGGCCTCGCCCTGTGGCTCCTCGGCCTCGACGTCGTCGGATCGCCCTGGCTGCTCCTGCTCGTCGCCCTCCTCGACGCCCTGCTCGGCACCGCCCTCGGCCTGTTCGTCTCGGCCTTCGCCGCCAGCGAGTTCCAGGCCGTCCAGTTCATGCCGGCCGTGATCTTCCCCCAGCTGCTGCTCTGCGGGCTCTTCGCCGCACGCGACACCATGCAGCCCGTCCTCGAAGGCATCTCGAACGCGCTGCCCATGTCCTACGCCGTCGACGGCATGACCCAGGTCCTCACCCACACCGACATGACCGCCGACTTCGTCCGCGACGCCGTGATCGTCGCCGCCTGCGCGCTGCTCGTCCTCGCCCTCGGCGCGGCCACCCTCCGCCGCCGCACCCCCTGACCACGGAGCGGACATCCCCTCGTCATGGCGCGCCCGGGTGCAAGGATGAGGACGTACGTCCTGAAGGTTCGTTCGGCGAGGTGAATCGGGCATGACCCAGACAGTCGCAGTCCTCGGTACCGGCAAGATCGGCGAGGCCCTGCTCAGCGGGATGATCCGCGGCGGCTGGCCCGCCTCCAAACTCCTCGTCACCGCCCGCCGCCCGGAACGCGCCGAGGAGCTCCGCTCCCGCTACGGCGTCGAGGCCGTCAGCAACGCCGAGGCCGCCAAGCGCGCCGACACCCTCATCCTCACCGTCAAGCCGCAGGACATGGGCAAGCTCCTGGAGGAGCTCGCCCCGCACGTCCCCGCCGACCGCCTGGTCATCAGCGGCGCCGCCGGCATCCCCACCTCCTTCTTCGAGGAGCGGCTCGCCTCCGGCACCCCCGTCGTCCGCGTCATGACGAACACCCCCGCCCTCGTCGACGAGGCCATGTCCGTCATCTCGGCCGGCAGCCACGCCACCGCGGGGCACCTCGCCCACACCGAGGAGATCTTCGGCGGCGTCGGCAAGACCCTGCGCGTCCCCGAGTCCCAGCAGGACGCCGCCACCGCCCTCTCCGGCTCCGGGCCCGCGTACTTCTACTTCCTGGTCGAGGCGATGACGGACGCCGGCATCCTCCTCGGCCTGCCCCGCGCCCAGGCCCACGACCTCATCGTCCAGGCCGCCATCGGCGCCGCCGTGATGCTCCGCGACAGCGGCGAGCACCCGGTCAAGCTCCGCGAGGCCGTCACCTCCCCGGCCGGCACCACCATCAACGCGATCGTCGAACTCGAACGGCACGGCGTACGGGCCGCCCTGATCGCAGCCCTCGAAGCAGCCCGCGACCGCAGCCGCGAACTCGCCTCCGGCAACAGCTGACACGGCCCCGGCCACGGCCCGTACGGAGGTACGAGCCGCGGCCGGGGCCGGGCCGGGCAGCCGGCCGGGCCCAGGACTGGGCCGGGTACCGGGCCCGGGACTCGGGCCCGGAATCCCGGGCGGGGCTCAGGGCTCCAGCAGCCCGATCGCCCGGTACGCCCGGTCCACGTGGGGCCGCGCCAGCGCCCGCGCCCGCCCGGCCCCCTCCCGCAGCACCTTCTCCACCGCCGCCGGATCGGCCGCCAGCTCGGCATGCCGCTCCCGCACCGGCCGCAGCACCTCCACCACCGCATCGGCGACGTCCCGCTTCAGTGCCCCGTACCCGCTGTACTCGTCCGCGAGCGCGCCCGGCTCCCCGCCGGTGCACGCGGCCAGCACGTCCAGCAGGTTCGCCACTCCCGGCCGTGCCTCCCGGTCGTAGACGACCCCGCCGTCCCCGCTGTCGGTCACGGCCCGCATGACCTTCTTCCGGATCACCTCGGGCTCGTCCAGCATGAACACCACCCCGGGCCCCGCCCCGCCGGACTTCCCCATCTTCGACGTCGGGTCCTGAAGGTCCATCACCCGCGCGGCCACCTTCGGGAGCGTCACCTTCGGCACGGTGAAGGTGTGCCCGTACCGCTGGTTGAACCGCACCGCCAGATCCCGGGCCAGCTCCACGTGCTGCCGCTGGTCCTCACCCACCGGGACCTCCGCGGTCCCGTACGCCAGGATGTCGGCGGCCATGAGCACCGGATACGTCAGCAGCGAAAGCCGCACACCCTCCCCGGTCGTCTGCGCCCGCGCGGACTTCTCCTTGTACTGGATCATCCGCCGCAGCTCACCGTCGGTGGCGGTGCATTCCAGTACGTACGACAGCCGGGTGTGTTCGTCGACGTGGCTCTGCATGAACAGGGTGCATTTCTCCGGGTCGAGCCCGGAGGCGAGGAACAGCGTCGCCACCTGCCTGCTCAGCCGGCGCACCCGCGCCGGATCGTGCTCGACGGTCAGGGCATGGAGGTCGACGACGCAGAACAGTGCCTCGTCCGGCTCCTGGTCGGCGGCGACCCACTGCCGGATGGCCCCCAGGTAGTTCCCCAGCGTCAGATGCCCGGTCGGCTTGATCCCGCTGAAGATCCTCGTCGTCATGTCCTGTCTCCCTGTCCGTGGCTGGTGTCGGGACCGCCGCTGCGGGCGGCCGAGCCACTCCCGGGAGGGGAGAAACAAGAACGGCCGCCGTAGCGGCGGCCGTGAGCGCATGCGTGCTCGCGTGAAGGTCGGCCGCCGTCAGGCGGCCCACCAGCAAAGGCTGAGCATGAGCGCATGCGTAGTCATGGGCCTCAGGCTAGCCCTTCATGGCGGTGCCTGTCCTGGAGTTGACACACGAGTCCGAGATCCGTAAGGTTCTTCGAGTTGTCCGACGTGAGCGCCGACTCCGGTCGGTCCCCGGACAGCCATCCCGCACCAACACATTCGAACGAACGACGCACTGTGTCGTCTCGTTTTCATGCGTATTTGCGAATGAGGAATCCGTGTCCAAGGACGCGGCCCCCGATTAGGTTCGGGGGCAAGGAATCCGCTACTGTCTCACTCGCCGCAAGGGCCCAACAGCCCAAGCAGCACAACCCGCTGACTGGGAGTCAGGCCCGAAAGGATCTGATAGAGTCGGAATCGCCGGAAAGGGAAAACGCGAAAGCGAAGGACCTGGAAAGCGAGCAGGACTGACTCTGATAGAGTCGGAAACGCAAGAACGAAGAACGAAAGCCCGGAGGAAAGCCCGAGAGGGTGAGTACAAAGGAAGCGTCCGTTCCTTGAGAACTCAACAGCGTGCCAAAAATCAACGCCAGAAGTTGATACCCCGTCCATTTCGGTGGATGAGGTTCCTTTGAAAAAGTCCTGTCTTTCGGGGCAGGCAACAACACAGCGAGGACGCAGTGGACGGTCGGTCTTATTCCGACATGATCGTCCCGCTCTAAGTGCGTGTGCACCCGATTACGGGTAAACATTCATGGAGAGTTTGATCCTGGCTCAGGACGAACGCTGGCGGCGTGCTTAACACATGCAAGTCGAACGATGAAGCCCTTCGGGGTGGATTAGTGGCGAACGGGTGAGTAACACGTGGGCAATCTGCCCTTCACTCTGGGACAAGCCCTGGAAACGGGGTCTAATACCGGATAATACTCCTGCCTGCATGGGTGGGGGTTAAAAGCTCCGGCGGTGAAGGATGAGCCCGCGGCCTATCAGCTTGTTGGTGGGGTAATGGCCCACCAAGGCGACGACGGGTAGCCGGCCTGAGAGGGCGACCGGCCACACTGGGACTGAGACACGGCCCAGACTCCTACGGGAGGCAGCAGTGGGGAATATTGCACAATGGGCGAAAGCCTGATGCAGCGACGCCGCGTGAGGGATGACGGCCTTCGGGTTGTAAACCTCTTTCAGCAGGGAAGAAGCGAAAGTGACGGTACCTGCAGAAGAAGCGCCGGCTAACTACGTGCCAGCAGCCGCGGTAATACGTAGGGCGCAAGCGTTGTCCGGAATTATTGGGCGTAAAGAGCTCGTAGGCGGCTTGTCACGTCGGATGTGAAAGCCCGAGGCTTAACCTCGGGTCTGCATTCGATACGGGCTAGCTAGAGTGTGGTAGGGGAGATCGGAATTCCTGGTGTAGCGGTGAAATGCGCAGATATCAGGAGGAACACCGGTGGCGAAGGCGGATCTCTGGGCCATTACTGACGCTGAGGAGCGAAAGCGTGGGGAGCGAACAGGATTAGATACCCTGGTAGTCCACGCCGTAAACGTTGGGAACTAGGTGTTGGCGACATTCCACGTCGTCGGTGCCGCAGCTAACGCATTAAGTTCCCCGCCTGGGGAGTACGGCCGCAAGGCTAAAACTCAAAGGAATTGACGGGGGCCCGCACAAGCAGCGGAGCATGTGGCTTAATTCGACGCAACGCGAAGAACCTTACCAAGGCTTGACATATACCGGAAAGCATTAGAGATAGTGCCCCCCTTGTGGTCGGTATACAGGTGGTGCATGGCTGTCGTCAGCTCGTGTCGTGAGATGTTGGGTTAAGTCCCGCAACGAGCGCAACCCTTGTCCTGTGTTGCCAGCATGCCCTTCGGGGTGATGGGGACTCACAGGAGACCGCCGGGGTCAACTCGGAGGAAGGTGGGGACGACGTCAAGTCATCATGCCCCTTATGTCTTGGGCTGCACACGTGCTACAATGGCCGGTACAATGAGCTGCGATACCGTGAGGTGGAGCGAATCTCAAAAAGCCGGTCTCAGTTCGGATTGGGGTCTGCAACTCGACCCCATGAAGTCGGAGTTGCTAGTAATCGCAGATCAGCATTGCTGCGGTGAATACGTTCCCGGGCCTTGTACACACCGCCCGTCACGTCACGAAAGTCGGTAACACCCGAAGCCGGTGGCCCAACCCGTAAGGGAGGGAGCTGTCGAAGGTGGGACTGGCGATTGGGACGAAGTCGTAACAAGGTAGCCGTACCGGAAGGTGCGGCTGGATCACCTCCTTTCTAAGGAGCACAGTACCGATTGCAGACAAATGTTCTGCACGGTCAGCTCATGGGTGGAACGTTGATTAGTTGGCATCTTCGGTCTGATGGTTCTCAAGTACTGCTTCGGCGTGGAAAGAGAAGACGGATGAACGGAGATGCTTGGCACGTTGTTGGGTCCTGAAGGTACGGCCGTAAGGTCATGTCTTCAGTGCCGGCCCCAGTGAACTCGCCAGCTTGTCTGGTGGGGTGATGGGTGGCTGGTCGTTGTTTGAGAACTACACAGTGGACGCGAGCATCTGTGGCCAAGTTTTTAAGGGCGCACGGTGGATGCCTTGGCACCAGGAACCGATGAAGGACGTGAGAGGCCGCGATAGGCCCCGGGGAGCTGCCAACTGAGCTTTGATCCGGGGGTGTCCGAATGGGGAAACCCGGCAGTCGTCATGGGCTGTCACCCACTGCTGAACACATAGGCAGTGTGGAGGGAACGAGGGGAAGTGAAACATCTCAGTACCCTCAGGAAGAGAAAACAACCGTGATTCCGGGAGTAGTGGCGAGCGAAACCGGATGAGGCCAAACCGTATGCGTGTGATACCCGGCAGGGGTTGCGCATGCGGGGTTGTGGGAATTCTTTTGATCGGTCTGCCGGCCGGTCGGCGAGTCAGAAACCGTTGATGTAGTCGAAGGACATGCGAAAGGTCCGGCGTAGAGGGTAAGACCCCCGTAGACGAAACATCAGCGGCTTGCTTAAGAATCTCCCAAGTAGCACGGGGCCCGAGAAATCCCGTGTGAATCTGGCGGGACCACCCGCTAAGCCTAAATATTCCCTGGTGACCGATAGCGGATAGTACCGTGAGGGAATGGTGAAAAGTACCGCGGGAGCGGAGTGAAATAGTACCTGAAACCGTGTGCCTACAAGCCGTGGGAGCGTCGCTGTATGTGCTTGCACATACAGTCGTGACTGCGTGCCTTTTGAAGAATGAGCCTGCGAGTTAGCGGTGTGTAGCGAGGTTAACCCGTGTGGGGAAGCCGTAGCGAAAGCGAGTCCGAATAGGGCGATTGAGTTGCACGCTCTAGACCCGAAGCGGAGTGATCTAGCCATGGGCAGGTTGAAGCGGAGGTAAGACTTCGTGGAGGACCGAACCCACCAGGGTTGAAAACCTGGGGGATGACCTGTGGTTAGGGGTGAAAGGCCAATCAAACTCCGTGATAGCTGGTTCTCCCCGAAATGCATTTAGGTGCAGCGTCGTGTGTTTCTTGCCGGAGGTAGAGCACTGGATAGGCGATGGGCCCTACCGGGTTACTGACCTTAGCCAAACTCCGAATGCCGGTAAGTGAGAGCACGGCAGTGAGACTGTGGGGGATAAGCTCCATGGTCGAGAGGGAAACAGCCCAGAGCATCGACTAAGGCCCCTAAGCGTACGCTAAGTGGGAAAGGATGTGGAGTCGCAGAGACAACCAGGAGGTTGGCTTAGAAGCAGCCACCCTTGAAAGAGTGCGTAATAGCTCACTGGTCAAGTGATTCCGCGCCGACAATGTAGCGGGGCTCAAGCGTACCGCCGAAGTCGTGTCATTGCAGCAATAGGGCCAACGCCCGCTGTGATGGGTAGGGGAGCGTCGTGTGCCGGGTGAAGCAGCAGCGGAAGCTAGTTGTGGACGGTTCACGAGTGAGAATGCAGGCATGAGTAGCGATACACACGTGAGAAACGTGTGCGCCGATTGACTAAGGGTTCCTGGGTCAAGCTGATCTGCCCAGGGTAAGTCGGGACCTAAGGCGAGGCCGACAGGCGTAGTCGATGGACAACCGGTTGATATTCCGGTACCCGCTTTGAAACGCCCAATATCGAATCAGGCGATGCTAAGTCCGTGAAGCCGTTCCGGACCCTTCGGGGAAAGGAAAGTGGTGGAGCCGACGAACCAGACTTGTAGTAGGTAAGCGATGGGGTGACGCAGGAAGGTAGTCCAGCCCGGGCGGTGGTTGTCCCGGGGTAAGGGTGTAGGCCGAGGGGTAGGCAAATCCGTCCCTCATTAAGGCTGAGACCTGATGCCGAGCCGATTGTGGTGAAGTGGATGATCCTATGCTGTCGAGAAAAGCCTCTAGCGAGTTTCATGGCGGCCCGTACCCTAAACCGACTCAGGTGGTCAGGTAGAGAATACCGAGGCGTTCGGGTGAACTATGGTTAAGGAACTCGGCAAAATGCCCCCGTAACTTCGGGAGAAGGGGGGCCATCACTGGTGATCGGACTTGCTCCGTGAGCTGGGGGTGGCCGCAGAGACCAGCGAGAAGCGACTGTTTACTAAAAACACAGGTCCGTGCGAAGCCGTAAGGCGATGTATACGGACTGACGCCTGCCCGGTGCTGGAACGTTAAGGGGACCGGTTAGTGCACTTTCGGGTGTGCGAAGCTGAGAACTTAAGCGCCAGTAAACGGCGGTGGTAACTATAACCATCCTAAGGTAGCGAAATTCCTTGTCGGGTAAGTTCCGACCTGCACGAATGGCGTAACGACTTCTCGACTGTCTCAACCATAGGCCCGGTGAAATTGCACTACGAGTAAAGATGCTCGTTTCGCGCAGCAGGACGGAAAGACCCCGGGACCTTTACTACAGTTTGATATTGGTGTTCGGTTCGGCTTGTGTAGGATAGGTGGGAGACTTTGAAGCAGCCACGCCAGTGGTTGTGGAGTCGCCGTTGAAATACCACTCTGGTCGTGCTGGATGTCTAACCTCGGTCCGTGATCCGGATCAGGGACAGTGTCTGATGGGTAGTTTAACTGGGGCGGTTGCCTCCCAAAGGGTAACGGAGGCGCCCAAAGGTTCCCTCAGCCTGGTTGGCAATCAGGTGTTGAGTGTAAGTGCACAAGGGAGCTTGACTGTGAGACCGACGGGTCGAGCAGGGACGAAAGTCGGGACTAGTGATCCGGCGGTGGCTTGTGGAAGCGCCGTCGCTCAACGGATAAAAGGTACCCCGGGGATAACAGGCTGATCTTCCCCAAGAGTCCATATCGACGGGATGGTTTGGCACCTCGATGTCGGCTCGTCGCATCCTGGGGCTGGAGTCGGTCCCAAGGGTTGGGCTGTTCGCCCATTAAAGCGGTACGCGAGCTGGGTTTAGAACGTCGTGAGACAGTTCGGTCCCTATCCGCTGTGCGCGTAGGAATATTGAGAAGGGCTGTCCCTAGTACGAGAGGACCGGGACGGACGAACCTCTGGTGTGCCAGTTGTCCTGCCAAGGGCATGGCTGGTTGGCTACGTTCGGGAGGGATAACCGCTGAAAGCATCTAAGCGGGAAGCCTGCTTCAAGATGAGTATTCCCACCTCCTTGAGAGGGTAAGGCTCCCAGTAGACGACTGGGTTGATAGGCCAGATGTGGAAGCCCGGTAACGGGTGGAGCTGACTGGTACTAATAGGCCGAGGGCTTGTCCTCAGTTGCTCGCGTCCACTGTGTTAGTTCTGAAATAACGAACAGCTGTGATTTTAGCCAGCGTTCAAATTTCATAGTGTTTCGGTGGTCATAGCGTTAGGGAAACGCCCGGTTACATTCCGAACCCGGAAGCTAAGCCTTTCAGCGCCGATGGTACTGCAGGGGGGACCCTGTGGGAGAGTAGGACGCCGCCGAACAATCATTGTGGGAAAGCCCCGCACCTTCTGGTGCGGGGCTTTTCTGCGTTTCAGGGACACTCGCCCCGCGCAGTGCGTCGCAGTCCCGGCTTCACCAGTCGGCGGGGTAGCCCTTGACCACGAGGTCGGGGTCCTCCTGGGGGGTGCCGCGGCCAGCGTATCCACGTCGGGGGGACGGAGCCTTTAGGTTTGGGGCATGGGCTATGACCTCGTCATCTTCGACAACGACGGCGTGCTGGTGGACAGCGAGCCGGTCGCCAACGGCATTCTGGCCGGGTACCTGACCGAGCTGGGGCATCCCACCTCGTACGAGGACTCGCTCCGCGACTACATGGGAGCCGCCGTGCACCGGGTGCACGATCACGTCTTCGAGCGGACCGGGGAGCGGCTTCCCGCCGAGTTCGATGACGTTCTGCACGCGCGGACCTTCGCCGCGTTCGAGCGGGAGCTGACGCCCGTCGCCGGTGTCGTGGACGTCCTCGACGCCCTCACCGCGCACGGGATGCCGTACTGCCTGGCCTCATCCGGGAGCCACGAACGGATCCGTGTCGGACACCGGGCGGCCGGGCTCGGCGCATGGTTCGAGGAGGAGTGGATCTTCAGTTCCCAGGACGTGGGGAAGGGGAAGCCCGCTCCCGATCTGTTCCTGCACGCGGCCCGGGCCATGGGCGTCGATCCCTCGCGGTGCGTGGTGATCGAGGACAGCCCGCTCGGGGTGCGGGCCGCCGTCGCCGCCGGGATGGACGTGTACGGGTTCACCGGGATGATGTCCGCCGAGCGGCTGGCCGGGGCCACCGGGTTCTTCGGGCACATGAAGGAGCTGACGGGGCTTCTGGAACTCCCCGTGTGATCTCTCTACCCACGGGTAGCCCGCAGGCCTACGCTGTGCCGCCATGACAGAAGACGTACGGCTGCGCCGGGGCAGGGGCTCCCTGGGGTTCAGCTTCTTCGTGCAGGGCGTGACCTTCGCCCTCCTCGTGACGCGGATCCCCGCCATCCAGGACCGGTACGGGATATCCGACGGGCTGCTGCCCGCCTTCCTCGCGGCCGTGCCGATCCTCGCCGGGGTGTCCAGCGTCGCCACCGAGCACCTGGTGAAGCGGGTTGGGCCCGCCACCGTACTGCGGTGGGCGCAGCCGCTGGTCCTGCTCGCCCTGCTGGGCGTCGGGGCCGGCAGCCGGATGTGGCACGCGGCGCTGGCCCTGGGGGCGTTCGGGCTGTCCGTCGGTGCGCTCGACGCGTCGATGAACATGCTGGGCGTCAGCCTCCAGCGGGCGTACGGGCGCAGCATCATGCTCGGCTTCCATGCCGCGTACAGCCTGGGCGGGATCGTCGGGGCGTCCGCCGCGTGGGCGGGGGCGCACTGGCACCTGTCGCTGCTCACCTCGTACCTGCCGGCGGTGGTCGTGCTGTTGCCGCTCGCGTTGTACGGGAGCCGGTCCTACGTCGGGCGGCCCGGCGTGGGGGACGAGGCGGCCGAGAAGGGGCTGGGGGCCGGCGGGTTCAAGCTGCTGCTGCCGCTGTGCCTGGTGATGGCGTGTGCGTACATCGGGGATTCGACCGTCTCGAACTGGAGCGCCAAGTACCTGCAGGACGTGCTGGGGAGCTCGGAGCAGCTGGCGACGGTTCCGTACAACGTGTACATGGTGACGACGCTGGTCGGGCGGGCCGTCGGGGACCTGGGCGTGCGGCGTTTCGGGGCGGTGTCCGTCGTGCGGATCGGGACGCTGGTCGCGGCCGGCGGGTTCGCGGTGGTGGCGGCGGCTCCCGGCGCATGGGCGGGGATGTTCGGTTTCACGCTGCTGGGGATCGGGTTGTGCGTGATCGTGCCGCAGACCTTTGCGGCGGCGGGGCGTCTTTTCCCCGGATCCTCCGATACGGCCGTCGCGCGGCTGAACATCTTCAACTACGTGGGCTTCTTGGTCGGATCGCCGCTCGTCGGCGGGATCGGGGACGCCTGGAGCTACCGGGGGGCGATGCTCGTGCCGATGGCGCTGGTCCTGGTGACGCTCTTCCACGCCCGTTCGTTCGGCGCGGAGGGCGCCCGATACGGTGTCGGGCATGAGCGGCCGCGGGTTGTTGATGTGGGACGAGGCGGTAACGAGGTATGACTTCGGACCGAGCCATCCGATGGACCCGGTGCGCCTGGCGCTGACCATGGGCCTGGTGCGCGCCTTCGGGCTGGACCGGGAGATGGAGGTACGGGCGGCCCGCGCGGCGGGGGACTCCACGCTGCGGCTGGTCCACCGGGAGGACTACGTGGCCGCGGTGCGCGAGGTGTCCGCGGATCCGGGGGTGGCCGACGGGTCGTACGGGCTGGGGACGATGGACGATCCGGCGTTCCACGGGATGCACGAGGCTTCGGCGCTGATCGCGGGGCAGTCGGTGGCGGCGGCGGAGGCGGTCTGGCGGGGGGAGGCCGAGCACGCGGTGAACTTCGCGGGCGGGCTGCACCATGCGATGCCGGGCGGGGCGGCCGGGTTCTGCGTGTACAACGACGCGGCGCTGGCGATCGCGCGGCTGCTGGAGCTGGGGGCCGAGCGGGTCGCGTACGTGGATGTGGACGTGCACCACGGGGACGGGGTCCAGGCGGCGTTCTGGGACGACCCGCGCGTGCTGACGATCTCCCTGCACGAACATCCGCGGACGCTGTTCCCGCAGACGGGCTGGCCGGAGGAGACGGGCGGGCCGGCCGCGGAGGGTTCGGCGGTGAACGTGGCGCTGCCGGCCGGGACCGCGGACGAGGGATGGCTGCGGGCCTTTCACGCGACGGTGCCGGAGCTGCTGGCCGATTTCCGGCCGCAGGTGCTGGTGACGCAGCACGGGGCGGATACGCATGTCGAGGACCCGCTGGCACACCTCGCGGTGTCGTTGGACGCGCAGCGGGCGGTGCAGGAGGCCTGTCACCGGCTGGCGCACGAGTACGCGGGCGGCCGGTGGGTGGCTCTGGGCGGCGGCGGGTACGCGGTCGTGGACGTCGTACCGCGGTCGTGGACGCACCTGGTGGGGATCGCGGCGCACCGTCCGGTCGATCCGCAGTCGCCGGTGCCGGACGCGTGGCGGGACGAGGTGTACGCGCGGACGCGGCAGCCGGCGCCGGCCCGGATGACGGACGGGCGGACGGTCGCGTGGCGGGACTGGGAGGCGGG contains these protein-coding regions:
- a CDS encoding peptidase — translated: MSVENDSSQVQSVASGSGFPTFPVAPGYRVNVRSGPGTNYAIVSVLPYGASVGIRCQSEGTNVSGPYGTTDLWDCIGNGEFVSDAYVNTGSDGYVTSRCG
- the trpS gene encoding tryptophan--tRNA ligase, whose translation is MTTRIFSGIKPTGHLTLGNYLGAIRQWVAADQEPDEALFCVVDLHALTVEHDPARVRRLSRQVATLFLASGLDPEKCTLFMQSHVDEHTRLSYVLECTATDGELRRMIQYKEKSARAQTTGEGVRLSLLTYPVLMAADILAYGTAEVPVGEDQRQHVELARDLAVRFNQRYGHTFTVPKVTLPKVAARVMDLQDPTSKMGKSGGAGPGVVFMLDEPEVIRKKVMRAVTDSGDGGVVYDREARPGVANLLDVLAACTGGEPGALADEYSGYGALKRDVADAVVEVLRPVRERHAELAADPAAVEKVLREGAGRARALARPHVDRAYRAIGLLEP
- a CDS encoding MFS transporter; translated protein: MTEDVRLRRGRGSLGFSFFVQGVTFALLVTRIPAIQDRYGISDGLLPAFLAAVPILAGVSSVATEHLVKRVGPATVLRWAQPLVLLALLGVGAGSRMWHAALALGAFGLSVGALDASMNMLGVSLQRAYGRSIMLGFHAAYSLGGIVGASAAWAGAHWHLSLLTSYLPAVVVLLPLALYGSRSYVGRPGVGDEAAEKGLGAGGFKLLLPLCLVMACAYIGDSTVSNWSAKYLQDVLGSSEQLATVPYNVYMVTTLVGRAVGDLGVRRFGAVSVVRIGTLVAAGGFAVVAAAPGAWAGMFGFTLLGIGLCVIVPQTFAAAGRLFPGSSDTAVARLNIFNYVGFLVGSPLVGGIGDAWSYRGAMLVPMALVLVTLFHARSFGAEGARYGVGHERPRVVDVGRGGNEV
- a CDS encoding ABC transporter permease, whose protein sequence is MTATSAISGARTAATAARVLRQLRHDPRSIALMLLVPVLMLTLLRFVFDGSPRTFDSIGASLLGIFPLITMFLVTSIATLRERTSGTLERLLAMPLGKGDLIGGYALAFGAVAVVQSLLATGLALWLLGLDVVGSPWLLLLVALLDALLGTALGLFVSAFAASEFQAVQFMPAVIFPQLLLCGLFAARDTMQPVLEGISNALPMSYAVDGMTQVLTHTDMTADFVRDAVIVAACALLVLALGAATLRRRTP
- a CDS encoding HAD family hydrolase encodes the protein MGYDLVIFDNDGVLVDSEPVANGILAGYLTELGHPTSYEDSLRDYMGAAVHRVHDHVFERTGERLPAEFDDVLHARTFAAFERELTPVAGVVDVLDALTAHGMPYCLASSGSHERIRVGHRAAGLGAWFEEEWIFSSQDVGKGKPAPDLFLHAARAMGVDPSRCVVIEDSPLGVRAAVAAGMDVYGFTGMMSAERLAGATGFFGHMKELTGLLELPV
- the proC gene encoding pyrroline-5-carboxylate reductase translates to MTQTVAVLGTGKIGEALLSGMIRGGWPASKLLVTARRPERAEELRSRYGVEAVSNAEAAKRADTLILTVKPQDMGKLLEELAPHVPADRLVISGAAGIPTSFFEERLASGTPVVRVMTNTPALVDEAMSVISAGSHATAGHLAHTEEIFGGVGKTLRVPESQQDAATALSGSGPAYFYFLVEAMTDAGILLGLPRAQAHDLIVQAAIGAAVMLRDSGEHPVKLREAVTSPAGTTINAIVELERHGVRAALIAALEAARDRSRELASGNS
- a CDS encoding ABC transporter ATP-binding protein yields the protein MMNNRERGAVTAPAEATAAAVHACGLTVRRGTGCTPRTVIDGIAFDVPRGRITGLLGPSGCGKSTLMRAVAGTQAHVTGTLDVLGRPAGHPELRSRIGYVTQAPSVYDDLTVRQNLDYFAAVLDPGRAAADRRRDTVTRAIADVDLTTHATALAGNLSGGQRSRVSLAVALLGAPELLVLDEPTVGLDPVLRRDLWNLFHDIATTRGATILVSSHVMDEAERCHDLLLMREGRILAQDTPDALRTRTHSATVEEGFLRLVDEANATAAPAAAPAAAVQEQSR